ATATTTGTTACAATATTATCAGGTGGTAAGGTGTTTAGAACACACTGTTCTCCTTGACTCTTCAAATTATAAACCTCGATCatggtttgttttttcattcatttcagtTCAACAAACTTAACCCTTGGGGTTAATAGCCAgttattagctggctattaatggctaatagtggctattaatggctaatagcttgaatagctgcatagtcagcccatggagaaagctgagttgatagctgatagccagctattaatggctattagctggctattaatggctaatagcttgaatagctgcatagccagcccttGGACAGTGCTGAGGGTTAGTAGCTGAAAGACAGTTATTACCTGGCTACTAATGGCTAATAGCCTTAATAGCTGCTGATATTCGGCAGGTAAGATTTATCTGAAGAATGTAAGCTTCagattttatataatttggtgtattcattgatgataacaaagtgcacgtTTTGTTATAAtgggtatatagtatagtgataTGTTTAAttgcataataaattatgttCCCACAGTTTATTGTGAGTGGTTCACAACctataacacccaagtaaagtgtTCCCACTGCTAACATTGTCTACACTGTAGTAAATGACTGTTTACTTGCTTTGTACGGCTAAcatagcgacttgtagtgacaaagacccttAGGTctctcatattttccttggggAATAACGTATCTAATTGTCCACAACCAAAGCTTCTGTCTACCCCGGTGATGGCAGTCCCAGACGAAGCGGGGATGCTtgcttgttagaaatttcacgAAAAAGGGGTTGTTTTTCGTCGTCCATCTACTAGGTCCATGGAATCGTAAAAaaggggtactttttcagatgaCCCTCCAAGAATAGGGGTAGGAATCCACACACTGCACATACAAAAAGGGCATCCTACCGTAGGATGCCCTATTTGTATGTGCAGTGTCTGGATTTGGTGTCgttgaaggtaaaacctcccAGATTTCGGAAATATGGGGTGtttttttgcagtgattttctcccagattcactaaaGGGGTGTTTTTCATTGAATTATTCCGGGAAGaggggtacatttgaaattccgctaacaagcatgggtacccacccatccagggACTGCCACCACTTAGGTAGTCTATTATTATGATAATCAAGGGATTGTCAGTTTGACCTAAAAGTCTTGTTATTTGCCCCATCAGTTCATTCACAGCTTCAAAATGACCATTTTTGCAGACGGGCAGATGTTGATGGCACTGTATATCTTTTCTCCTTTGTACTCAAATTCCTTGTACTTCATTTCACCAATTTCTTTGAAACCAAGATTGCTGTATACTTTTTGACTCCCTGGACCAGTGACTTGTGCGATGACGAACTTGCAGCCTTTCTTCTTAGCAAGGTCTGTTCTGAGCTCGATCAGTTTTGTGGCGATACCTCTTCCGTTGTATTTCCCATCTACTCCTACTTTAGCAGAACTGCAAACCAAGGCATCTGGATTATTGATGAAATCTTCGACTTGCAGTAGAAAGCTATCCAGCACTTGTACTACAGCAACAATGGGATGGTAATGGGGGAGTGACCCTGGAGGGGCCAAAATTGATTCACTCATTTCTCCTTCCAAATCTTTGAGTATGTCGGCGACTGTGACCAAAGCAGCTGTTGATGTGCCAACGACCTTCCCAGTGCTGTTGTCAATAGCAACCAACGAGAGACCATCTTTTATCACTGCCTGGCAGATGCTCACATTTGAGGCCTGTTCGGCTTGGAAGGGTTGCTTCACACAGCTTGATAGAGGCTCGGCGTTGATGAATGCATGACTTATTATAGTGGCAGCCTCTTCCACGTGGTCCTCTGTTAACAACCTGTAGCTTATATCACCATCCTTAGCTAGGTCGatttctgttgtcatggttacagtGTCGAATTAAATATGTATCTTTAGAGAAAGTACACAAGATGATTGGTTAGTATCACTTTCCTAATCTTTACCTGTTTTGTCATGtctgaccatagaccctccacctttCGTGTAGGATCTATGGTCTGATTTGGTTTGTACATGAGgacttaacaaacaaacaaacaaacaaacaaacaaacaaacatacaaacaaacaagtcaaGGATAGATCAAGCATTACAGACATGAATaacaaagtacaaaatgtaagtaaatatcaaacaaaaaaattactgtACAGCATTgaactacactacactacattacattacactagactagactataatacactacactactctacactacactacactacactagactagactggactagactagactagactactctacactatactacactacactacactactctacactacactacactacactacgctACACTACTCTACACCACActactctacactacactatactacactacactacactactctatactgcactgcactacactacactatgcaacaccacactacactacagtacactagactacaccacaccacaccacacaacactgcactgtactacaccacaccacagtacagtacagtacactgcattgcactgcactacagtacagtacagtacagtacagtacagtacagtacagtacagtacagtacagtacagtacagtacactgcaCTCCACCGCACTGCACtgcattgcactgcactgcgctacactacaccacaccacaccacagtACACTGCACTGTGCTGTACTACGctacactagactagactagactagactagactagactacactgcactacaatACACAATCAGAACTCTAAAATTAAGCCATTCCTGAGTGTAGAACAATACTAAAGTGCCCCTGGAGATAAAcctagtagtactagtactaaaTATTCAAACAATTTCTTCAGAACCAGGCATATGTTGTGATAACCAccgggtggggtgggggtgggggtgggggtggggtggggtgtgaTGGCTGAATCACCTAGGaaagtggtgatggtggtggttgaTGGCTTGGGCTTGCCAATGAAAATCCCTATTCCTTTTCTGAGTAGTAGATTGCCTACCCCTTTTCAAACAGCGCATGAGCATAATAAACAACCTATTGTTACAGGTACCAGTcaacacacaaatacaatatgAACCTTTGGTATGGACACTGTTCCCAGGATCCCATTtcagacaaaacaaatatataaggCATGTCCAATGTCAGACATAAGCACCCCAAAAGTAGACCCTTCTGGGTGGAAAATGGTGGGGGCGGGGTGTGTGGTGACGACAATGTGACTGGCTGTAGTATAGCAAATGAACTTATATGACAAACTCTATTGACTGGCTCTATGGAAGATTACAACCTCGCCTTTCGTTTCTGCTGTAAATCTATAACCCCAAACAACATTTGTATCCTTTTAAGCGGCACCCATTTTCCAAATCATGGCATAGGGGTGTATCAAATAGAGTTACCTTGGAATGGTACATTAGTAACGGTTAAGACCAAGGCGATGTCAAGGTCAGAAGTACACAAGTCGAAAAGTCGCAACCGTTTTGTAACTATATTTTACCATCAGATTTGATTGTTGGAACCATTGCAAgtaatatatttgtcaatatctgAAAACTCTTCTTAAAACTCGTGGCACATTCAAGTAATCTTATATAGAAAACCCCAATCAACGAACTTACCTTAGTTAGCTTGCCCTTCTACTGACTTGTTTACGTCCTACGTACGTGTGGAATTTCACAATATGTCACAGGTCATGTTAGctttcaaatttatcaaaagtcgACTGTGGCCATTGCAACGTACGTATTTACATATGTTCATTGTATAGGTACCTCATTGTATATTACAGTAGATTTCCCCAGATcgagtcaaagctattaaatgacctatcaagatcagtgagtctGATctcaaggtttcatgttgagatagacaccaaaagataacacacaaacatgacttacactgtgtgggcccttttacatgtaactttgcccagttcatggtATGATCGACCTTACGTAAATGTGTTATGGTATGCCGAATACATCTGTGTGGCGTATCCCAGGGGCATATcaccctgtctgtctgtcgtatGTTATCCACTCGCTCACTCCCTCACCACAAACAATCACACAGTATTTGTCTATTCCTTCCTTTTTTCCTATCACGGAAGACAATACAGCAACTAGACTCTCTCGATCTCACAAGTCGTCGGGAGCATTgctattagctgttttgtatgtaccgatatctaaagtataattgtactagaatatccttgtactgtgcgccctcattgactacatagggctaatcatttgttgacgtgttacttGATACTGATGTGTTATTTCGATGCCCCGAGAGAGTCTATACAGCAACAAGTGTGTTTTATTAAAGAGGTACGAAAACTACAGCATCAACCTGAACGATTCAATATTGTGTAGACTGTTGTACAACGACAATATagacataaatattcattgagAACTTGTAgtgtacactgtgtgtgtgtgtgtgtgtgtgtgtgtgtgtgtgtgtgtatgtaaatgactatttacttgctttgtACGGCTAAcatagcgacttgtagtgacaaagacccttAGGTccctcatattttccttggggAATAACGTATCTAATTGTCCACAACCAAAGCTTCTGTCTACCCCGGTGATGGCAGTCCCAGACGAAGCGTGGATGCTtgcttgttagaaatttcacgAAAAAGGGGTTGTTTTTCGTCGTCCATCTAGGTCCATGGAATCGCACATACAAAAAGGGCATCCTACCGTAGGATCCCCTATTTGTATGTGCAGTGTCTGGATTTGGTGTCgttgaaggtaaaacctcccAGATTTCGGAAATATGGGGTGtttttttgcagtgattttctcccagattcactaaaGGGGTGTTTTTCATTGAATTATTCCGGGAAGaggggtacatttgaaattccgctaacaagcatgggtacccacccatccagggACTGCCACCACTTAGGTAGTCTATTATTAAGCTTATGATAATCAAGGGATTGTCAGTTTGACCTAAGTCTTGTTATGTGACCCATCAGTTCATTCACAGCTTCAAAATGACCATTTTTGCAGACGGGCAGATGTTGATGGCACTGTATATCTTTTCTCCTTTGTACTCAAATTCCTTGTACTTCATTTCACCAATTTCTTTGAAACCAAGATTGCTGTATACTTTTTGACTGCCTGGACCAGTGACTTGTGCGATGACGAACTTGCAGCCTTTCTTCTTGGCAAGGTCTGTTCTGAGTTCGATCAGTTTTGTGGCGATACCTTTTCCGTTGTATTTCCCATCTACTCCTACTTTAGCAGAACTGCAAACCAAGGCATCTGGATTATTGATGAAATCTTCGACTTGCAGTAGAAAGCTATCCAGCACTTGTACTACAGCAACAATGGGATGGTAATGGGGGAGTGACCCTGGAGGGGCCAAAATTGATTCACTCATTTCTCCTTCCAAATCTTTGAGTATGTCGGCGACTGTGACCAAAGCAGCTGTTGATGTGCCAACGACCTTCCCAGTGCTGTTGTCAATAGCAACCAACGAGAGACCATCTTTTATCACAGCCTGGCAGATGCTCACATTTGAGGCCTGTTCGGCTTGGAAGGGTTGGTTCACACAGCTTGATAGAGGCTCGGCGTTGATGAATGCATGACTTATTATAGTGGCGGCCTCTTCCATGTGGTCCTCTGTTAACAACCTGTAGCTTATATCCCCATCCTTAGCTAGGTCGatttctgttgtcatggttacagttGTCGAATTAAATATGTATCTTTAGAGAAAGTACACAAGATGATTGGTTAGTATCACTTTCCTAATCTTTACCTGTTTTGTCATGtctgaccatagaccctccacctttcgtgtagggtctatggtctgatTTGGTTTGTACATGAGgacttaacaaacaaacaaacaaacaaacaaacaaacaaacatacaaacatacaaacaaacaagtcaaGGATAGATCAAGCATTACAGACATGAATaacaaagtacaaaatgtaagtaaatatcaaacaaaaaaattactgtACAGCATTgaactacactacactacattacattacactagactagactataatacactacactactctacactactctacactacactacactagactagactagactagactatactagactagactactctacactatactacactacactacactactctacactgcaccacactacactatgcaacaccacactacactacagtacactagactacaccacaccacacaacactgcactgtactacaccacaccacagtacagtacactacactgcattgcactgcactacagtacagtacagtacagtacagtacagtacagtacagtacactgcaCTCCACCGCACTGCACtgcattgcactgcactgcgctacactacaccacaccacaccacagtACACTGCACTGTGCTGTACTACGctacactagactagactagactagactagactacactgcactacaatACACAATCAGAACTCTAAAATTAAGCCATTCCTGAGTGTAGAACAATACTAAAGTGCCCCTGGAGATAAAcctagtagtactagtactaaaTATTCAAACAATTTCTTCAGAACCAGGCATATGTTGTGATAACCAccgggtggggtgggggtgggggtgggggtggggtggggtgtgaTGGCTGAATCACCTAGGaaagtggtgatggtggtggttgaTGGCTTGGGGCTTGCCAATGAAAATCACTATTCCTTTTCTGAGTAGTAGATTGCCTACCCCTTTTCAAACAGCACATGAGCATAATAAACAACCTATTGTTACAGGTACCAGTcaacacacaaatacaatatgAACCTTTGGTATGGACAGTATTCCCAGGATCCCATTtcagacaaaacaaatatataaggCATGTCCAATGTCAGGCATAAGCACCCCAAAAGTAGAACCTTCTGGGTGGAAAATGGTGGAGGCGGGGTGGGTGGTGACGACAATGTGACTGGCTGTAGTATAGCAAATGAACTTATATGACAAACTCTATTGACTGGCTCTATGGAAGATTACAACCTCGCCTTTCGTTTCTGTTGTAAATCTATAATCCTCGATACCCCAAACAACATTTGTATCCTTTTAAGCGGCACCCATTTTCCAAATCATGGCATAGGGGTGTATCAAATAGAGTTACCTTGGAACGGTACATTAGTAACGGTTTAGACCTAGGCGATGTCAAGGTCAGAAGTACACAAGTCGAAAAGTCGCAACCGTTTTGTAACTATATTTTACCATCAGATTTGATTGTTGGAACCATTGCAAgtaatatatttgtcaatatctgAAAACTCTTCTTAAAACTCGTGGCACATTCAGGTAATCTTATATAGAAAACCCCAATCAACGAACTTACCTTAGTTAGCTTGCCCTTCTACTGACTTGTTTACGTCCTACGTACGTGTGGAATTTTACAATATGTCACAGGTCATGTTAGCTTTCAAGTTTATCAAAAGTCGACTGTGGCCATGGCAACGTACGTATTTACATATGTTCATTGTATAGGTACCTCATTGTATATTACAGTAGATTTCCCCAGATCGAGTCAAAGCTATCAATATCAATGAGTCTGATctcaaggtttcatgttgagatatacaccaaaaagataacacacaaacatgacTTACAGTGTGTGGGCcctttacatgtaactgtgcCCAGTTCACGGTATGGTCGACCTTATGTAAATGTGTTATGGTATGCCGAATACGTCTGTGTGGCGTATCCCAGGGGCATATcaccctgtctgtctgtcgtatGTTATCCACTCGCTCACTCCCTCACCATAAACAATCACACAGTATTTGTATAGTTCTTCCCATTTCCCTATCTCGGAAGACAATACAGcaactagactctctcacaagTCGTCGGGAGCATTgctattagctgttttgtatgtaccgatatctacagCATATTAAATTGTACTAGAAtgtccttgtactgtgcgccctcattgactacatagaGCTAATCATTTATTGACGTGTTACTTGATGCTGATGTGTTATTGCGCGATGCCCGGAGAGTGTCTATACAGCAACAAGTGTGTTTTATTGAAGAGGTACGAAAACTACAGCATCAACCTGAACGATTCAATATTGTGTAGACTGTTGTACAATGGCAATATagacataaatattcattgagAACTTGTAgtgtacactgtgtgtgtgtatgtatgtatgtgtatgtatgtatgtatatatgtatgtatgtatgtatgtatgtatgtatgtatgtatgtatgtatgtatgtgtgtgtatgtgtgtgtgtatgtatgtgtgtatgtatgtgtgtgtgtgtgtttatgtgtgtgtttatgtgtgtgtgtgtgtgtgtgtgtgtgtgtgtgtgtgtgtcacaatACACTGTGGACATCCAAGTGTGTGAATCTCCTTGTGTAAGTAGTTAGACCTAGTAAATTGATTATACGTGTATAAGGTAGATTTCAGTCAGTAAATGACAAGTGGAATTcttatcataaacatactaagGTTGTTCGGTCAGCACTCAAGTGATGGTTACCTTGTAATCAAATCTGCGTCATGTCAACTAGCTTTTTCAAAAGTAGACAGTTGAAGACTTTCACATTAGATGTAGAGGATTGAATACTTTATTCCTGATCTCATCAACATCAGACTCACTTTTAGTACACTTGGCTTGTCTTGTCTCACAAAGCCCTTCTGACAGATGGGCAGACAGACACCGTCATGTGATCTTAATTGTGGATTGATGGCTAAACGTACCATACCAATTGTTTTGATATGCATTGGGTTCGTGTGGACGTGTCCATTCCCTTCTTGCAGCTTCATTGATTTCCATTCACCACTGATCAGTGCAACTCATGACCAGTTCGAGCATTCGCTCAGATTCAGAGGACCAATAATCGACCACAAAACAGCAAACACTCATTGATGTTTCTATAGTTGAACGaccttttttgtttttattttcattcgaCATGTCAAGCTTACAAATTTAAATCATAAAATGGAAAATCGAgtttaacataaaaaatatcatttagTCTAATTTGGAACTAATtgtacaaaattaaataaacaaaaattgcCAAATCATTTGGACGGATTGATTGAATTAATCAAGCGATTCTTGGCCAACGGACGgataacaaaatatacataacacGTCCTAAAACTGTCCCCTTTACGGCAATAACACACCGTCTAGAACTGTACTCTTTACTACAATGGACGGATAGCAAAAGTTGTAACATATCGTCGTAAAACTCGTATCCCTTTTATGGCATTGCAGCCTTGCGCATGCTATTTCAACAGTGCCGTCTGTTGCGTCAgtgtaaaatatgttattacTTTCTAGAATGATATTCTACTACTCGATTGGGTACATACATATTGCGTTACCTAATTTCTAACTGTCTCATTGCCTGTTGAAATTGTCGCATATCATATTCTGCTTTACTCATGCGGAGTTTGTTTGGCGGCTTCGGAATTTCTTTGGTCATGTCAAGGAAAGTAGTAACTTTACTTTTCAACATGCAATTTTCGTCTTCTTCATTTTCCAGCATCAAAGCAGCTCTTTCGCTTTCCTTTTTAGGCCACGTTAAGTCGTTTCTAGGTTCGTCAGTGAGGTCAACCTTAGCCAATTCCGCGTAACTTGCGGGTTGAGCGATGGATAATCGCCGCTTCATGTTGCTCAGACGTTTCTCTAGGAAGTACGTTGTCGGTTGATTAGCATGGTTCAGATTTCGTCGGTCGCGGCGAGTTGCATTTGTTTGCCCGATTTGAGCGTTTCTTCGGTTTCCAGTTTTACCTTTGGAACTTGTTCTCGATTTCTGCTGTTTCTTATCCGCTTTCAAGTTGTCGGAATCGTCATCACTGTCTGAATATACGGTGCTTATTGTCGAAAAACGTCGTCGTGGCGAGAGTCCAACACCACGAACATCGTCGTCATCCAAGCCATAGAAACTAAAACCGCGGCTACCGCGCCTTCTATCAACCCCATCCTTGATGCGTAGTCTGGTAGCCTCATCTTCAACCAACCGAGGACTTTTCGGTTCATAGCTCACACTCTCTGCGTGTTGATTAATTCGAACAGTTTTCTTGTTCGTTGACTTGGTTGGTTTTTGTTCCGATTCTTCTACTGTGCTTGGTATTTGGAGACTCATTCGTCTCTTGGAGACGAAGTCGTAAGTTTTGGTGGCGGGAGGAAGCACAAACGATTTTCTGCGACCCGCGTTATGGTTGTTGGGAAATCCTAATGCCCCTTGTACATCATCACTAAAAGCATCGTCATCGTCTCCCGACCCTTCTTCATCTGAAGAAGTTGTAAAATGTTGCATACTTTGTCTTCTTTTTCTTGCGTTGTCTAGTTTTATCAGGAATAATAGCCGTCTTTGATCAAGACTTTGGGGTCGATTAGAATTAAGACCATCTGGCGACGAGTCGTCCTTTCCCGATTCGTAGTAGCTATCCAAGTGGTTACATGCTAATGCCGATTGTTCCGCAACTCTTCTCAAATGTTTAATGTTTACCTGGATAGCATAATGTCGACTCGATACCGAAGATGGTGCTAGGGAGCTCACTGAATCAGAAGTTTCAGAAACATTGGCAGACTTGCACCTAACTTTTCCTTGCATCGCATTAGCTGGTGCACTGCGCGGTGCTTTCTTCACCTTTCGGTCGGTAGAAGATTTCACCTCCCGTGGTCCCCTCAGTACGGGTCCCGCACTTAAAGACATGCGTCTGTTAATGTTGACAACACCAGTAATGCTACTTCCAGCGCGGGATGGCGTTGATGATGCAGGTGGTGTTGGCATTTGTTTAAGAATATACTTCAATTCATAGGTCTCCCTTTTCAGATCGTCAATTTTCCTTTTGTGTTTCTTACTCAACTTGTAAATACTGTTCTGCAATTTTCTGTTCTCAAATACGTTCATAACCCGAGCACGACTACATCTTTTGTCCAAATCGTGTGCTGACAGGCCTGTGTATTTGCACTTGTAACGGAGTGAATTTGTCGTAGAAGCACTCATGTTTGATTACTAGAGAAGAGGTTGCCATAGGTTACCACTGTTTATCAGATAAGAGCTCCATATCTGGTATTTGGAAAGGCTTTGGTCTGGAAACTTGTCACCCGTCCAACTTGAAGCATCTCTGTAAATTTAAAGTACCACAAAATAATAATTAGTTTTTATCTAATCAATCGGTCACGCCACTTATACGGTCATCATTACGTGTTATCTTTGATTAAACGGCTTGGTTCGTGTAGGTAAAATTTGACCGTGCAGTTTCTTTCCAAAAGTGTTTTGtagaaaataatggaaatataGTATGACGAAATCCCTTAACAGTACAACGTTAGTGATTGTTTAGTTTATAAAGCTGTTGTCACGGCCACAATGATaatcaaaacacacacaaacacagactgaGTCATTAGCGATATCCATGCTTGAAACACTCATAAATAATTGCACAGAAAAGCatgatatgtatgtacttatagAATTTTAGTTCGATGTCAAAATTAATGCAAATGACCACAAGTTTCTTTATCACATTACATTGAATAAGTGTAACGACAAAAAGCCTCACctgttttcaaattatttgttattttcgtCAAAACCGTCGATGGATTTATGTAATTATGGGTCCTTATCTGAAGAGCGTGTCATACTTACTGATAAGGGAAGGACCTAGACTTGTATGAACCGATATGTTGTTGAGCAACCACGTCCAGGGCGTGATGTTGCTGGTAGAAAGGTTGCAGCTCAAATAAACAGCATATTACGCGAGAAATCAAACTTTAAGAGCAGCGTTTTGAAGCAGGTGAACTATGTTAAGTTCGCCATGGGACATTTCGGACAGTAATGTTACAGATTTGATTCAATGACTGCTTTTCAATACCAAGCGAGCTTTTGTGGCCTAGTAATATGAGAACATACCTTCACATGCCATGAACGACGAGCAACTGGTCGTGATCTCAGTTAAAGATATACCGGGTACAAGCCCCACAATCATCAGATATGAGTAACTGATCACAGAAATTGGTAGACTTACAAACGTTACGTATGACGTTAAAGTTCCCGTTTTCAAACCAAGTTCAAAATTTTCACTTGGAGTTCTGCTCGATGTAGGTTGTTGGCTAGACATTCAGATCTTGCTGCCTACCAAGTATAAGCACGGTGTTTAAGTCATTCCCGTACTGTTGTGGTCAACCCAACTATGTTATCGGTCGTCAACATAAGTGCATAACACTTAGGGTCAAAAGCTGAAGTACACAATTCACAGATTAATAATTTCGTCGGAGTTTTGTAATTCCTCCGTTGCTCACTAAAGGTAATTGACTAGTTCGGCGTGATGAATCGGCTCATTCATAAAACCATTTTTCGTGTTCAATTAAGTGATTTCAGAAGGGGACTTTTCATTAGCAGTTACCGTTTGTGTACGAACGACGAAAGGCGATCCTGTTATGTACCATGCGCCATTGATTTTGTTGAATAGAAGAACACACAGCAATTTCAAACGATACTGTCGACTGATATGGTCAGCGATTTTTAATAGAAATCGTAAGAACGAAGTGTGCTGTGGATTGCGTTTGAAATTTGGGAGAACTCTGGCACACTATCAACCATAAATAACACACCAATTCATGTACACGACCTTCACTGAATACGGCATAACTCATAATATGTAGGTGACTGCGTTGACTTGCACACCGGTGACTGCGATGACTTGCACGCCGGTGATTGCGATGACTTGCACACATCTGTGCCTGTTACAGTTTTTCGAGGATACCGGTttattggagagagagagagagagagagagagagagagagagagagagagagagagagagagagagagagagagagagagagagagagagagagagagagagagagagagagagagagagagagagagagagagagagagagagagagagaaagagagagaggggggggggagggacagagagagagagagagagagagagtagca
The sequence above is drawn from the Glandiceps talaboti chromosome 21, keGlaTala1.1, whole genome shotgun sequence genome and encodes:
- the LOC144451583 gene encoding uncharacterized protein LOC144451583, with translation MTTEIDLAKDGDISYRLLTEDHVEEAATIISHAFINAEPLSSCVKQPFQAEQASNVSICQAVIKDGLSLVAIDNSTGKVVGTSTAALVTVADILKDLEGEMSESILAPPGSLPHYHPIVAVVQVLDSFLLQVEDFINNPDALVCSSAKVGVDGKYNGRGIATKLIELRTDLAKKKGCKFVIAQVTGPGSQKVYSNLGFKEIGEMKYKEFEYKGEKIYSAINICPSAKMVILKL
- the LOC144451686 gene encoding uncharacterized protein LOC144451686 yields the protein MTTEIDLAKDGDISYRLLTEDHMEEAATIISHAFINAEPLSSCVNQPFQAEQASNVSICQAVIKDGLSLVAIDNSTGKVVGTSTAALVTVADILKDLEGEMSESILAPPGSLPHYHPIVAVVQVLDSFLLQVEDFINNPDALVCSSAKVGVDGKYNGKGIATKLIELRTDLAKKKGCKFVIAQVTGPGSQKVYSNLGFKEIGEMKYKEFEYKGEKIYSAINICPSAKMVILKL